From the genome of Pungitius pungitius chromosome 20, fPunPun2.1, whole genome shotgun sequence:
GCTTCATTGACAGTCAGAGTGGAAATGTAATCTCTGCAAACACCTGTTCACTTCTGACTCACAAGCTAAGAGCCTGTTTtctattctctcttttttttaacacttgaCTGAATAAAATATTTGCTCCCCCTTTGATTTAAATCAGGTCGTCACCATCACTTTGTTACAGTTCACTGAATGTAGCCTTTACTTGGCAGAGATTTTTCAACATTGAGGTTCAAGAACTTATCACCACAAACTCAAATCTAATTCTCGGTCGAAGGGGGTTATTTTACAGTGAATATTGATGAATGATAAAGGTGTTGCAAAGCGTCACATTGGCTTTAATTAAACAACCTGCACCTCAGATCTTGTTCAGGTCATGTATACAGCGAATGCTCCTGATACATTTAGTGTGGTGATAAATCAGAtactaaacattttaaataacaatACATTAATGTCTATATTATAATTGCTGCTAAGGAGTTAACGTCGAAACAAAAAACTGAAGTGATTTCTTTTAAGGATTGAATAGTATTTTATCCATTTTATTGAAATAGGCCAGGAATTTCTAAAAGGAGTAAGttacttttctttctgtaaACAAGTAAAACTCGGTGTCCGGTTgttgtattttgaaatatttccttATTTAagatatattatttaaatatattaagtCTAAATACACTGGGACCAACCTAAATGATACATGTGTTCactttaaatttatttttttatttttaacacgtGTCGATTCTCTCCTTAAGCCAATTGCATTGTTGCTGTCAAACAAAATtgttctctctgctgcagtcagttgtcatttcagctttaTTCAATCTGACTCTCCTCCACCCAGGACACCAGAGTACTTCTTTGGTTATCCTACATGTCAGGATGTAGTCCAATCACCAGAGACTTTGCCCAATTgctatttgtactttttttttaaaatatgagtgtgtgtgtgtgtgtgtgtgtgagatgcaaGGACGTTTTGTGACATGAAGAAGCAAAGCCGTTTGTAGGCGCGCGAGCAGTGCGGCCAGgctgcctccctcccttcaaCAGCCACTCTGGACCATTACAGGCTGTAATTGTTATTTAATGGATTAAACATTCATCCTTCCTGGAAGAAGCCCCAGTGGGTCGGATGACAGCCTCTCCATGTTCACAcagctaaacccccccccccccaatcgacGCTCATCTGACGGTAGTGTTTGTGCTTAAAATTCAATTACCCACTTATTGATAGCTCTCTGGGGTGCTGGGGAAGTGGACACAGTGCCGGTGGAGGTATGGATGATTTCCCAGGAGGCCTCGGTCTCCTACGCACATCTCCAGCTGGATCTATTTCATGGCTTTATTCATCAGCGGCAGACGCAGATGGAGCAGCGTACACCTGCACACACCAGCACACGCACCCCGACAGAGGgggcttccacacacacacacacacacaactaaaatATCCCCCAAACAAGTGACTATTTAATGAAGAAAAGACAATACATTTTAGAGTTTGATCTAAGAAGTATTTGCAATAATTTACTTAATTGatacattaacaacaacaacaatttacaAGAACTCAAATCGACATCTCTACTGTAAATTTGGTCCAAAAAGTTGAACTGGAACAATTAATCCATTGAGGTACTTGTCAACTATTAAATTAATCTTCAATCGGTTAGAGAAGGtttaagagagaaaaaataaaatgtctctgatTCAAGCCTGtctttgctcctctgtgacACTAAAAGGAATATAGTTGAGACATGAACCAAACAAGAGGACGTCATCTCTTGTGGGCTTTTAGACAACTAGACAATCGACATTTTGTAGAGCAAACTAACTTCCAGCCCTGTGCAAAATTATATATTATCATCAACGTCCTCTCCACCATGCTCTGATCGTTAGTGTAAGattcaaaagaaaatctttATTCACCTCTCTCGTCTCTCCaatttacggggggggggggggggggaatgtttaTTTCAATCGCTTTATGTGCAACAAATCATCTCTTGATTCTGAATTGAAAAGCCACAGGTAGACCACAGGTTAGCCACGCGCCTCAAAGTCCCCTGGGGcctctggggggaggggggtgggggcccCGGGGGACAACTCGGCTTGCCGCTGGCCTCGTTGCCCCCCGCTAATTACAGCACTCGTCTCCACTCTCCCATGAGACGCCACAACCCTGATGACGAGACGCCGCACGGTTTGGGGCTCTGCATCATCGGGCAACAGCTGGGGCCGCCGGCTGCACGTCGATACccgtacggggggggggggggggatattaatgcgtgtgtgttgttcctTTCATTCACACCGCGCAGGGATGATTTTGTAGCCATTTTGCAGAATGGGGAATTTCTGCTCCGTCTCGGAGACTTAAACGAGCACACGGAAGCAATGTGGTCACGAGGTTCCCGATGTCGTCCAACCCAACGCGAGTTGTTCTGGTTGAGGAAAATGAGGATGAATCTTGTTGTCCTTCCACATGACAGGGTCAGACCACAGCCTACACGTCCCAGAGGACGGCGCCGGAATTGATGGGCTCTGTACACACTGTACTCCTCTCGGTGCGATTGCCCGGACTGTTCATTAGCAGGACGCCAGGCTTTAATGGCCTGCACGGCTCTGCCCGCCGTAAATCTCCAGACTCCACCCAGGTTTGCTCCCCTGTCTCATCAAAGGGGCCGTGAAGAATGAAGTCAGCGTGATGAAAAAGAGAATGAGATTtatctgcctccctcctcctcctcatcttcttcttcaccgCCCCAAAAGGCAGAGTGAGACAGAAGGAAGCAACAGACACGCAGGTAGAAGAAGAGCATGTAGCACGTAGCGTGTAGGCAGCTAACCACTGCTTGTTTGTGTACACTCTTTCATGATACTGTCGACTGAGGGACTGATTCATTTCAGATCTGTCACTTAAAGTAGCAATACTACAGAGTAAAAATACTGATTTCACTGGAAGGCAGAGATAATGCAAGAAAAAACCCTACAATATCTGATGATGTGTGTATCCACAGCAATAGCTGTAGGACTGAAAGCACCTTTTTGGCAGGATGGTTGCTTTAAATATCAAGAAAGGAGAACCAGTCCTATTGTGACTGGAGGTACCTGAAACCGCAGACGGTTCTCCCTTGAGCCATAGTTTGGTTTGTCCATTCTGGGCTGCCGTAGAAACATGGCTGTGCAACACAGTGGAGTCTGTGTAGAAGACGTGCTCCTTTGAAGctaacaaaaagacaaagaggtGTTAGTTTTAGGTTATTATACACTGATGAAATCATAGCTATAAATCATAGCTATAAACCGTTACACATTGGAAAAGACACCTGAAACATGATTTCTTATCCAACTCCTTCCCTCAAAGCGTACGTGGACTGTACGAGTGCAAATAGTTGCTGTTCTGGAACTCTTAAGCAGAGCAGTTACCAAATGTAGCTTTCAGATTCCAAAAGTAATCTTTACATGACAACAAGGCTTATTGCAGCGCTACCAAAATGTTCTGTAGTTTCGGACTACACAGTTTCACCTGTAAATATAGTTTATTTTCTGAAGATAATTCCACCTAACTTTTATTGCTCATGGAGGCAGAATCTATTGTGACATCAGAAAAGACGGCAAAGATTGAAGTGCTCTATTCCGAACCATATCGAGTCTCTCTCTGGATATTTTAACAATAACTTGGAAGCCACAGGAACAAATCGATTCGAAGCAGGCTGGATCAATCGTTTTAAACCCGAGCCCCGGTACGTCACACCGCTGGTTGCAATTCTGGGTCTTCGAAGGGCTAAATGTCAGCAAATATTATTTCGACAGTTGGATGACATCACGGTCTGACCAGCGAGTTTGGGGCAGTGGAGAGTGAAGTCGCTGCGTCCCATTCATTCAGACCCTCTTCTTTTCTGCAGTTCCAGGTCAAGAAATTTAGGTCAGAGAACAATGCACTCTCTCTGGTAGACCGTAGCGGGGTGCCAGAGCCCCTCTCATGCTCCCCTCTGACCCTCGTCCCAAGCCTTCACATCCAACCACTCAACGCGTTACACTTGGCAGACGCACCGAAACCCCCTGTGGATTTTGGTCAGGAGAGCCGCTTTATGCCTTTGTCACCATGTGGTTACATGCAACATTACACTTCTTTCTGTACCACTATGTATGGACTCTGAGGTAATGTCCTTTGTTTTGTGGTGATTTGGTTCAAGTACATCTAGGTAAATGTCCCACGATTAGGTCAATAATTTAAtagaataattattttaatttgctcATTAGACTTGTATCCTTGAAGTCTAAGTAAAGGAGTTTTTATCTAAGCCTCCGTGTTGCTAAAGAAAGTGTTTTCAATAGAGACAAGTCATTCCCTTAAATATTAAAAGACTATTTTAAAGATAGAGAGCTTGGAAAGATGGCCTTCATCTAAAACGTAGCCTCAATAGAGATAGAATTTAAATGTCGTATAACGaggtttaataaaataatcttaTTAAGTTAAACAACATTAATAGTCACAACTCACACAGGAACTACTTTACAGCACGTGTGTAGCCTACAAAACACAACCGAATAAATACACAACCCCCTTACTCTGGTAACAATGGTAACAATTGACAAtaataaaagacaataaataagtCACGTCAATTATCTTGTGTGAACCAAAGTCAGTTGATGCCGTAAGCTCCACTCACCTGTCTGGTCCTAAAGTCTAACAAACAGCGACATGTCCGTTATGACAGCGATTAGCTATTAGcatgtttgttcatttggacccacaatgcacctgttgTTCGTAACGTTGGTCTGAGCGTGGTGGTTTCAGGTCAGCAGGACAACGAGGGTGTTTTCCTCGCGCGCGGTGTGGTGTGATTAATAATACAGACTGTAACCTTTTTCCTTTTCGTATAACCTATGTTGTTGTGAAAATGATGCCAATCATACCATAACCCATTTAGTTATATTCTTCATTTGATTGGGATGCTGTTCATGTCATATGTATTTGCAGAGCACGATGAACTACAGATAAAGACCCTCGCGCCTACTCACACACATGAAATGAATGCAAAGGGAACGTGAAGAGAAGTGGGACATCTTGTGGCTGGATTGGATCACTGGAATCTTTAATGGGAAGACGCTGTCTGGGACCGGGTTCTGCATTTCAACAGATATATTACCTATTTCCATGACCAAGTACAATCTAAAAACGACAAAGTCGACTCTATGTTGGTGCATTAGTGACTCTATTgatgacatttatattttacttaACACGTCTATGAAATTTGTAGCCCATATGCAAAAGATAAAAATATTAGGAGACTTTATATGTCAATAAAATAGGACTCAAACTAATTTTCCGTTAGGTTTTTCGTTTAATTGTATGATTCCATCTGTCTTCAGCTCTGCAGCCGCAGTTTCGTTTGGCCGTCGCCAGAGAGCGCTGGAACCCGCTGCGTGATGACGTCACGATAGTGCAAGTGAAAAGCCCCGTGAACGACGGTGTTTCTCGCCGGACGTGGTGGCGCGCGTCTGTAATCCAAGTCACTGGGAGGTTTAGGCTGGCGGACCGTTTGAGCTCAGGAGTTCTGAGCTGCAGTGCACTATGCCGATCGGgtgtccgcactaagttcggtatcgatatggtgctcctgggggagcccgggaccaccaggtcgtctaaggaggggtgaaACGGCCCAGgtcggagacggagcaggtcaaagcccccgtgccgctcagtagtgggatcgcgcctgtgaatagacgctgtagtgCAGCCTGAGTAatacagcgggacccagtctttttccTTCCGTTACCAACTAGTCACGACGCCCGTACTCACGCGCTGCTGTGAACGGGTTTCAAACCCCACGGATTTAGTCGTTTCTTTCACGTTCTTATTGACACCAAAAAGCCCCACGGGCCAGCTGCTGTGAGCGCGCTACTGCCTCCACCTGGAGGACACCCGCAACTACACCAGCTGCTGTGAGCGCGCTACACTGCCTCCACCTGGAGGACACCCGAAACTGCACCAGCTGCTGTGAGCGCGCTACACTGCCTCCACCTGGAGGACACCCGCAAGTACATTATCTAGTTTTAAATTCACCGTGTTAGTCTGTGACATAAATACCTTGGTACTTGTGATACATTCGAGGTACTTTATTTAATCCACCTCCACTTCGTCTCCAGGTTCTGGTGAAAACTACGTATTTGGTGCTTTGTGTTCTCTTCTGATTCTGGGTAGAATTATCCCACTTCTTAAAATAGACTATCACAAAGAACCTTTAATTGAATGGAACATTAATATATTACTGTTTTGCCTAATGAGGAAGAAAACATTGATGTATGTTTAACGTAAAGCACTCACTGCACTGCTTTCAAAGCAAGTAACTGTGACGTTTGAGTTACGCCATCATATTTCTAAGATAAAGCCAGATGTCTGCTAAAGAATTGCTGTTTGGAAATTATACTGATGCTGAAAGCAAGCTGTGTTAGAAACACTCAGTAGACCTCCGAAAGTAGAGCATACAGTAACTCAGTAGACACTTCAAACTTTATTCAATAGATTTGTTAAAGGTCAAAGCTCATGGTCTTCTGGGTGGTAAAGTTCGCTCATCAGTCTGTAAATGTACGACGGCGCATGTCCTCCGATGTTGGAGATGAACAGCGTGATGAGCTCAGGTGGGACGTAGTCAAACACCGGACAGTGTACGTTCACCTTTGAGAGTATCTCACCTGAAATTTCAATTTTAAACggtgaaaaaaagaagttttCAGAGCTATTATTCCACAAAAGAGTCAATCAATTTTAAGGCttaaaatgtgatgttaaaaagtaaaagattcACAATGTGCTGATAAGCCTTTTGTGAGGAATGTCGGAGTTACCTTCCGTGAAAGGAAGAACCTCATGCGGGGAGACAAACTTGTAGAAGGTATCTTCTTCATTGGGGAACTGAGGACGACAAAATAGTCTCCTTGTCATTTCGCCGCCAGCAGAAATTTGGGGTTACCGGCGGACCGCGTGTCTTCTCACCTGAGGCGAGAGCTTGAACATGGGAGCACAAACGATCAGCGGCGTCGAGTGGTGCTTCGCTGCGAGCGCCAGGGTGTGCGTCCCGTTGACGGCCCTCAGGCCCCCGTTGGCCAGAACCGTCTGCGTACCGATGATGACCTGAAACGACATcgcaccccctccctcccgttaACTCGCGTGCTTCCACGTGACCGTTTCCAGGTCTCCAGTGGCGTTAAATACCTTATTGACGCGAGACATGACGGCAAAAATGGCGGCGTCCGCGATCACGGTTGTCTCGATGCCGGCTTCTGAGAGACTGGTGGCCATTTTGTGTCCCTGGCAAGAGGCAAACAAATGAGTTAAATAccacaacaatatatatatatatatttttaagagtGGCCCCAAAACTTTCTTGTTTTGCCACCAACATGATTTTTTTCAGCCGGTGGCTTCGGGGTGTTATTCCCACCTGGCAGAAGGGGGCGCACTCCGCCACGATGACGTGGAACTTGCGTCTGCGCGCGGCGTCCTTGAGGAAGGCCTCCACGGTGCGAGAGCGGCCGATGGTCATGATGACCTCGTTGGagtggatgtgctccagggCCTGCATCTTGATGTTGTCGGTTGTTCCCTCTGAGAGGCAGTACAGGGAGAATTGTCATGAACAGTTGTCATGGCAGTAGAATATTACtagaaaaatacaaacatacacctcttaaagtaaaaaatgaaaaacataccGAGCTCGGTCAGCAACTCGTTGATGGCCTCGATGACGTTTGCTTTGAGGGACGGAAAATGCTGTCTGAAGTTCTCCTCGCTGAGTCCTCCTGAGGTCAGCAGCTTGTGGAGGGACTCCTGCTGGTCCGTCTCTTCACTGCTGCCTCGAGATcttcaacaaaacaacagagAGGAAACCGGATATGTtctatatagtttttttttatgtgaaatgaattttaaaaagaacTCCTTAAACTTCATGGCTCAAGTAACAGAGTATAATCTAAAGCTTTTCCAGTTCAGTGAGCGGTTCAAACTGCTGTGATTGTGTTAGGTCTTCACCTGGCATACTCCTCTCTGATGATCTTCAACACCCGTCTGATCATGTTACCAACGGTGGTCTCTGAGGGCTGCACGGCAGTCATTCTCCTCCCCTCGGTACGGATTATTTCCATCAGATCGCCTGAAACAGAGGAGAACATTTGATGAACTGAACCTGTGACTCAATCTGCTAACACCGTTTGATAACATCTTCAAGCTGAAAAGCACATCCGAACTGACGTGCCAATAACTTTACGTGGTATGGAGTAGAGACACATGTGCACTTCACTCATTGCTTTTATGTTGTAATACCATGTATTGACACTCACCTGCATTGCAGTCACCTTCATACATGTTATTTTTCCACGTATATCTCATATATACTATAGATATAATCTACTAATTACTCAGAGACATAATTACCTATTGCATGATTACAACTCTGTCCATTCATGTCCAGATGAGTGAAGAGTCTCACGTAAATGTGCCCCAGGTTTGTTCACTATAGCAATTAGCTGAGAT
Proteins encoded in this window:
- the eif2b2 gene encoding translation initiation factor eIF-2B subunit beta is translated as MPGPDKEIDLTERIEAFLSDLKRGGSGTGPLRASAEMARETTALLRRITAQARWSNAGDLMEIIRTEGRRMTAVQPSETTVGNMIRRVLKIIREEYARSRGSSEETDQQESLHKLLTSGGLSEENFRQHFPSLKANVIEAINELLTELEGTTDNIKMQALEHIHSNEVIMTIGRSRTVEAFLKDAARRRKFHVIVAECAPFCQGHKMATSLSEAGIETTVIADAAIFAVMSRVNKVIIGTQTVLANGGLRAVNGTHTLALAAKHHSTPLIVCAPMFKLSPQFPNEEDTFYKFVSPHEVLPFTEGEILSKVNVHCPVFDYVPPELITLFISNIGGHAPSYIYRLMSELYHPEDHEL